The following proteins come from a genomic window of Coriobacteriia bacterium:
- a CDS encoding O-antigen ligase family protein, translated as MDAAIASPAPLTRLERAGRQFVWLCLIGGVGVALAVLPTVQAFALLAGLAALLLMTLSPLGALSLVLLAIPLEFAVLDIGAVGLTVIQIVMILLAGFMVAEMLATGHLRVAKTPLDVPIFAWTAVLFLGAVQAVDPAATIKKAGFTVVLALLFYLVVDKVRRLKTVTWLMASLVAACAAVGAYGIWVSYLFIEEGVVTGNALVVGSEGLTVPRASSTVGDPTLLGGLMVISIPIAVALFIRTRGWKRLLSAAATITLFIALGFTFTRGAWMGAAAGLAFLAIERRSRAILIAMVLAVVLLSPPAVWDRAASSQNLGRKEISHRFDYWRGAVFIADRHPLLGSGINNFEYEYARLPLPETAQRNAIHSHNVILMLLSETGILGLLAFGSFIVIVLVLLLRKALHDTCSDRRLWRIAIAAAIIGSGVHQMSDTFLLEPTMNAIVWIFAGLAVVLDAGLIDDGTECETLTQGTRT; from the coding sequence CGCCGGCCCCGCTGACGCGCTTAGAGCGCGCTGGCCGTCAGTTTGTGTGGCTCTGCCTGATCGGAGGCGTCGGTGTGGCGCTTGCCGTGCTCCCGACGGTGCAGGCGTTCGCCTTGCTGGCGGGTCTCGCCGCGCTCCTGCTCATGACCCTGAGTCCTTTGGGGGCCCTGTCCCTCGTGTTGCTTGCGATACCGCTCGAGTTCGCCGTCCTCGACATCGGGGCCGTGGGTCTCACGGTCATCCAGATCGTGATGATCCTGCTCGCCGGGTTCATGGTCGCCGAAATGCTCGCAACAGGGCACCTCAGAGTGGCGAAGACCCCACTTGATGTACCCATCTTCGCGTGGACTGCGGTGCTGTTCCTTGGCGCGGTGCAGGCGGTAGACCCCGCGGCGACCATCAAGAAGGCCGGGTTCACCGTGGTCTTGGCGCTGCTGTTCTATCTCGTCGTCGACAAGGTACGCCGCCTCAAGACGGTCACGTGGCTCATGGCGTCGCTTGTGGCGGCATGCGCCGCAGTGGGGGCCTACGGGATCTGGGTGTCGTACCTGTTCATCGAGGAGGGCGTCGTGACCGGCAACGCGCTCGTTGTCGGCTCGGAGGGCCTCACGGTGCCACGGGCATCGTCCACGGTGGGCGACCCAACGCTCCTCGGGGGTCTCATGGTCATCTCCATCCCCATTGCGGTGGCGTTGTTCATCCGAACGCGGGGGTGGAAGCGCCTGCTGTCTGCTGCCGCCACCATCACGCTCTTCATCGCGCTCGGATTCACCTTCACCCGCGGGGCTTGGATGGGGGCCGCTGCCGGGCTTGCCTTCCTGGCTATTGAGAGGCGCTCGCGTGCCATTCTCATCGCGATGGTTCTTGCCGTGGTGCTGCTCTCGCCACCTGCCGTCTGGGATCGCGCCGCATCGAGCCAGAACCTGGGCCGCAAGGAGATATCGCACCGATTCGACTACTGGCGAGGAGCCGTGTTCATCGCCGACCGGCACCCGCTGCTGGGCTCGGGCATCAACAACTTCGAGTACGAGTATGCGCGCCTGCCCCTGCCCGAGACCGCGCAGCGCAATGCCATCCACTCGCACAACGTGATACTGATGTTGCTCTCCGAAACCGGGATCCTTGGGCTGCTCGCATTCGGTTCGTTCATCGTCATCGTGCTGGTGCTGCTGTTACGTAAGGCGTTGCACGACACGTGTAGCGACCGAAGACTGTGGCGAATCGCGATCGCCGCCGCCATCATCGGGAGCGGCGTGCACCAGATGTCCGACACGTTCCTGCTCGAGCCGACGATGAACGCGATCGTGTGGATCTTCGCCGGACTCGCGGTCGTTCTCGACGCGGGACTTATCGACGACGGCACGGAGTGCGAGACCCTCACGCAGGGCACGAGGACATGA
- a CDS encoding glycosyltransferase family 4 protein has product MRRLAQVVFNAEGTVGGEQKHVLHLIDGLDRTRFEVEVITWDIPAFADELKARGVPHTSVTAERILDRALLRRLELLIGEGHYDIVHAHGHRAGLLGRLAAVRAGSDHVVWTCHLAENKSERHPIVAWGYRRALGWLDARTDVTVAVSPYLREWLIEHGTDSARCVVIPNGVDTTVFHPGESDPGLLAELGLEPGSPVVGCVARLTEQKGVETFLEAAAQIGARAPGVQFVLVGGGPLDAELRRLAEDLGVNVVFAGERGDIPQLLRVFDVAVVPSRWEGAFCFTVLEAMASGVPVVCSDIRLFSDVVEPGVQAMLFGVGDAEALTRSVMALIDAPDVARAIGQAGRQLVADEYTVDRLRERVSALYEGLVGGEGT; this is encoded by the coding sequence ATGAGGCGACTCGCGCAGGTCGTCTTCAACGCTGAGGGCACGGTAGGCGGCGAGCAGAAGCATGTGTTGCACCTTATCGACGGGCTTGACCGCACGCGCTTCGAAGTCGAGGTGATCACGTGGGACATCCCTGCGTTCGCCGATGAGCTCAAGGCGCGGGGCGTGCCGCACACGTCGGTGACCGCAGAGCGGATACTGGACCGCGCCTTGCTGCGCCGACTCGAGCTGCTCATTGGCGAGGGCCACTATGACATCGTCCACGCTCACGGTCACCGGGCCGGGCTTCTCGGACGTCTCGCAGCGGTCCGGGCCGGGTCCGATCACGTGGTGTGGACGTGTCATCTCGCCGAGAACAAGTCCGAGCGCCATCCGATCGTGGCGTGGGGGTACCGGCGGGCACTCGGCTGGCTGGACGCGCGAACGGACGTCACCGTTGCCGTGTCGCCGTACCTGCGCGAGTGGCTGATCGAGCACGGCACCGACTCTGCGCGCTGCGTTGTGATCCCGAACGGTGTGGATACGACCGTGTTTCATCCGGGCGAATCGGACCCGGGACTTCTGGCCGAACTCGGTCTTGAACCGGGATCTCCGGTCGTGGGCTGCGTTGCGCGTCTGACCGAGCAGAAGGGCGTTGAGACGTTCCTCGAGGCCGCGGCCCAGATAGGTGCGCGGGCGCCCGGCGTGCAGTTCGTGCTCGTCGGCGGAGGCCCCCTTGACGCGGAGCTCAGGCGACTCGCTGAGGATCTCGGTGTGAACGTCGTCTTTGCCGGCGAACGGGGCGACATCCCGCAGCTTCTGCGGGTTTTTGACGTTGCGGTCGTGCCGTCCCGCTGGGAGGGCGCGTTCTGCTTCACCGTGCTCGAGGCGATGGCATCAGGCGTTCCTGTCGTATGCTCCGACATACGATTGTTCTCCGACGTGGTGGAGCCGGGGGTTCAGGCGATGCTGTTCGGTGTCGGGGACGCCGAAGCGCTGACCCGTTCGGTCATGGCGTTGATCGATGCGCCAGACGTGGCACGGGCCATCGGGCAGGCCGGCAGGCAGCTCGTCGCCGATGAGTACACCGTGGACCGGCTCCGCGAGCGTGTAAGCGCACTGTACGAGGGACTGGTCGGAGGGGAAGGGACCTGA
- the murJ gene encoding murein biosynthesis integral membrane protein MurJ, producing the protein MSESSTTRAGVVVSVIFTTSAVLGFVREIVMAAYFGASAEMDALLVALIIPNFFLHMLGEASMGAAVVPIFIAFVMPLASKEQRRIVGSAFTLIALVLTAVAAAGVIFAPQLASVLAPGFSGDQLQLTAGLIRLLTPTILVLGFSNFAVGILHSLKHFGPASATGVVFNLAVVLVTIPLANSVGILAPAIGVFVGCVLQFVILLPTLIGTGLFPSVGVSFRDDALVRMWGLFWPLFVGGLIVTALDTVDKIVGSYLPEGSISALAYATKIAGGPSRIFAMAISVVLFPAMAKSAAEKSQSRGDVIVKGVNLAAFLTLPWTALLIALSTPVVYLVLQRGAFDAAATTLVAIPLMVYCLGDFADGISTMVNNAYYAHHDSKRPTYIYVTTNVIRAVAVLSLVPLVGYIGIALAQVIAVDLAIMWLLFGLRRHVPNLDLKGLAAGFGKITIAAVACGVAAWAIFDALSAFAEGSQVRTVVALGTATIPALAVYFVAASLLRCREAAEVKLRFVELASRRLRPRKL; encoded by the coding sequence CTGAGCGAATCGAGCACCACGCGCGCTGGCGTCGTCGTGTCGGTGATCTTCACCACGTCGGCGGTGCTGGGCTTCGTGCGTGAGATCGTGATGGCGGCCTACTTCGGCGCTTCGGCCGAGATGGACGCGCTGCTCGTCGCGCTCATCATCCCGAACTTCTTTTTGCACATGCTCGGCGAGGCCTCGATGGGGGCCGCCGTCGTGCCGATCTTCATCGCCTTCGTCATGCCGCTGGCGTCCAAGGAGCAGCGGCGGATCGTGGGATCGGCCTTCACGCTCATCGCGCTCGTGCTCACGGCCGTCGCGGCGGCCGGAGTCATCTTCGCCCCGCAGTTGGCAAGCGTGCTGGCACCGGGCTTCTCCGGCGATCAGCTGCAGCTGACCGCCGGTCTCATTCGGTTGCTTACTCCGACCATTCTCGTCCTGGGCTTCTCCAACTTCGCCGTGGGTATTCTGCACTCGCTCAAGCACTTCGGCCCTGCGTCGGCGACGGGGGTCGTGTTCAACCTCGCCGTCGTGCTCGTGACGATCCCACTCGCAAACTCCGTCGGGATTCTCGCTCCCGCCATCGGCGTGTTCGTCGGATGCGTGCTGCAGTTCGTGATCTTGCTGCCGACTCTGATCGGAACCGGGCTGTTCCCCTCAGTAGGCGTGAGCTTCCGTGACGACGCCCTGGTTCGGATGTGGGGCCTGTTCTGGCCGCTCTTCGTCGGAGGTTTGATCGTCACGGCTCTCGACACCGTCGACAAGATCGTCGGGTCATACCTGCCCGAGGGCAGCATCTCCGCGCTCGCGTATGCGACCAAGATCGCCGGTGGCCCGTCACGCATCTTCGCTATGGCGATCTCGGTCGTGCTGTTTCCCGCGATGGCCAAGAGCGCGGCCGAGAAATCGCAGTCGCGCGGCGACGTCATCGTGAAAGGGGTGAACCTCGCGGCATTCCTGACTCTCCCGTGGACGGCGCTTCTGATCGCGCTGTCCACGCCGGTGGTCTATCTGGTGCTGCAGCGGGGCGCCTTCGACGCGGCGGCCACGACCCTTGTCGCGATTCCGCTCATGGTCTACTGCCTTGGTGACTTCGCCGATGGCATCTCCACCATGGTCAACAATGCCTACTACGCACACCACGACTCCAAGCGTCCTACCTATATCTATGTGACGACCAATGTCATCCGTGCCGTGGCGGTCCTGAGTCTCGTTCCGCTTGTGGGGTACATCGGAATCGCGCTGGCGCAGGTGATCGCAGTCGATCTGGCAATCATGTGGCTGCTGTTCGGGCTGCGCCGACATGTTCCCAACCTCGACCTGAAGGGGCTCGCCGCCGGCTTCGGCAAGATCACGATTGCGGCCGTGGCCTGTGGCGTTGCGGCTTGGGCGATATTCGATGCGCTGTCTGCTTTCGCAGAAGGGAGTCAGGTCCGCACCGTGGTCGCACTCGGCACCGCAACCATCCCGGCACTTGCCGTGTACTTCGTTGCGGCATCACTTCTGAGGTGCCGCGAGGCGGCCGAAGTGAAGCTCAGATTCGTCGAACTCGCCAGTCGGCGTCTGCGGCCGAGAAAACTGTGA